One Eriocheir sinensis breed Jianghai 21 chromosome 70, ASM2467909v1, whole genome shotgun sequence genomic region harbors:
- the LOC126988675 gene encoding loricrin-like, whose product MWLQELYTDGDMCGGMQELYTDGDMCGGMQELYTDGDMCGGLQELYTDGDMCGGMQELYTDGDMCGGLQELYTDGDMCGGMQELYTDGDMCGGMQELYTGGHVCGGLQELYTGGHVCGGLQELYTGGHVCGGLQELYTGGHVCGGLQELYTGGHVCGGLQELYTDGDMCGGMQELYTDGDMCGGMQELYTGEDMCGGMQELYTVVDMCGGMQELYTGEDVCGGLQELYTGGHVCGGLQELYTGEDMCGGLQELYTGEDMCGGLQELYTGEDMCGVLQELYTGEDM is encoded by the coding sequence ATGTGGCTGCAGGAGCTGTACACTGATGGAGACATGTGTGGGGGGATGCAGGAGCTGTACACTGATGGAGACATGTGTGGGGGGATGCAGGAGCTGTACACTGATGGAGACATGTGTGGGGGGCTGCAGGAGCTGTACACTGATGGAGACATGTGTGGGGGGATGCAGGAGCTGTACACTGATGGAGACATGTGTGGGGGGCTGCAGGAGCTGTACACTGATGGAGACATGTGTGGGGGGATGCAGGAGCTGTACACTGATGGAGACATGTGTGGGGGGATGCAGGAGCTGTACACTGGTGGacatgtgtgtggggggctgcAGGAGCTGTACACTGGTGGacatgtgtgtggggggctgcAGGAGCTGTACACTGGTGGacatgtgtgtggggggctgcAGGAGCTGTACACTGGTGGacatgtgtgtggggggctgcAGGAGCTGTACACTGGTGGacatgtgtgtggggggctgcAGGAGCTGTACACTGATGGAGACATGTGTGGGGGGATGCAGGAGCTGTACACTGATGGAGACATGTGTGGGGGGATGCAGGAGCTGTACACTGGTGAAGACATGTGTGGGGGGATGCAGGAGCTGTACACTGTTGTAGACATGTGTGGGGGGATGCAGGAGCTGTACACTGGTGAAGACGTGTGTGGGGGGCTGCAGGAGCTGTACACTGGTGGacatgtgtgtggggggctgcAGGAGCTGTACACTGGTGAAGACATGTGTGGGGGGCTGCAGGAGCTGTACACTGGTGAAGACATGTGTGGGGGGCTGCAGGAGCTGTACACTGGTGAAGACATGTGTGGGGTGCTGCAGGAGCTGTACACTGGTGAAGACATGTGA